In Sphingobacterium sp. PCS056, the following proteins share a genomic window:
- a CDS encoding RagB/SusD family nutrient uptake outer membrane protein — translation MKFNKLHIALILTAGLSMSACKDSSFLDVPSQEIVEEGDKDQVYTPESFVNSVYGMFTDWNYSFSYVAITDMLSDNADKGSSPTDPGGDKQEIDNLAYTSSSGSFGALWSHWYKAIGRATQSIALTESTEIEDAAYKNRLIGEAKFLRALNYFYLVRGWGDVPIQDQDLIIRAPKADVYAYIIKDLKEAIEVLPLKSAYESKDLGRATKGAAQALLSKVYLYNQNWNEAYTLAKEVINSGQYGLESKYEVLWRASSENGTESIFEFQARGEAIAHGVQQYSEVQGARGVTGWGWGFNTPSQNLLNAFNAEQDNIRRDATIIFRGETLWDGRVVGTGVENPMYNEKAYSSANAGAGDGDKNVRYLRLGEVYLILAEAANEMGNTAEATTALNTIRTRVKLPNTTATNQTDLRKAIWKERRLELAFEHDRWFDLVRTKQAPEAMKADGKTFQEKHYLFPIPYEQLTQTPDMVKNPGY, via the coding sequence ATGAAATTTAACAAATTACATATAGCCTTAATTTTAACAGCAGGTTTGAGCATGTCTGCCTGTAAAGATTCATCATTTTTAGATGTGCCTTCTCAAGAAATTGTGGAGGAAGGTGATAAAGATCAGGTTTACACACCTGAATCTTTTGTCAATTCTGTCTACGGGATGTTTACGGACTGGAATTATTCGTTTTCTTATGTGGCCATTACCGATATGCTTTCTGATAATGCCGATAAGGGGTCTTCTCCTACCGATCCAGGAGGTGATAAACAAGAAATTGATAATCTAGCGTACACCAGTTCTTCAGGTTCTTTCGGTGCATTATGGTCTCATTGGTACAAAGCTATTGGCCGTGCAACACAATCAATTGCATTGACGGAATCAACTGAAATTGAAGATGCTGCTTATAAAAACAGACTGATCGGCGAAGCGAAGTTCTTACGTGCTTTAAATTATTTCTATTTAGTTCGTGGTTGGGGCGATGTTCCAATTCAAGATCAAGACTTAATCATTCGCGCGCCTAAGGCAGACGTCTATGCTTATATCATTAAAGATTTAAAAGAAGCTATTGAGGTATTGCCTTTAAAATCTGCGTATGAGTCTAAAGACCTTGGTCGTGCTACAAAAGGTGCAGCACAAGCTTTATTATCAAAAGTATACTTATACAATCAAAACTGGAATGAGGCCTATACGTTAGCAAAAGAGGTCATTAATTCAGGTCAATATGGCTTGGAATCAAAATATGAGGTGCTGTGGCGCGCAAGTTCAGAAAATGGCACAGAGTCGATCTTTGAATTTCAGGCACGTGGAGAAGCTATTGCTCATGGTGTACAACAATATTCAGAAGTTCAAGGTGCCCGTGGTGTAACTGGCTGGGGCTGGGGCTTCAATACACCTTCTCAAAATTTATTAAATGCCTTTAACGCAGAACAAGATAATATCCGCCGCGACGCGACTATTATTTTTCGTGGAGAAACTTTGTGGGATGGCCGTGTAGTCGGAACTGGGGTTGAAAATCCAATGTACAACGAGAAAGCATACTCATCCGCTAATGCAGGTGCTGGGGATGGTGATAAAAATGTGCGCTATTTACGTTTAGGCGAAGTATATTTGATCTTGGCAGAAGCCGCTAATGAAATGGGTAACACCGCAGAAGCGACCACTGCACTGAATACGATTCGTACTCGTGTCAAATTGCCTAATACCACGGCTACTAATCAAACAGACTTACGCAAAGCAATCTGGAAGGAACGCCGTCTAGAATTAGCTTTTGAGCATGATCGTTGGTTTGATTTAGTTCGTACTAAACAAGCTCCTGAAGCGATGAAAGCAGATGGAAAAACATTCCAAGAAAAGCATTATTTGTTCCCAATTCCTTACGAACAATTAACACAAACACCAGACATGGTGAAAAATCCGGGTTACTAA
- a CDS encoding glucoamylase family protein, which yields MKLKFNPKLILGLILIGTSITACKTPQTLQKTTISDDSLMTLVQKQTFNYFWEGAEPNSGMARERIHLDGQYPLNDFNVVTVGGSGFGIMATIVAAERGFISADEATKRFDRIVDFLAKADRYHGAWSHWIDGLTGKSKVFGNQDDAADIVETAFMAQALICLREYYQNGNDQEQQVAKKADALWKGIDWDFFRNGQDVLYWHWSPTHGWGMNHAIQGYDECLISYVLAASSPTHPIPASTYHKGWARSGAIVSTGEKYGIPLILKHNAPEHAVGPLFWSHYSYLGLNPKGLQDQYADYWKVNVNHTKINIEYAKQNPHQFKGYGENSWGLTASYSVKGYDAHHPDNDKGVISPTAALSSIPYAPEESLKAMHYFYEQKGTELFGKYGFYDAFSETENWYPQRYLAIDQGPIVVMIENYRTGLIWNLFMQAPEIKAGLKNLGFKSPKL from the coding sequence ATGAAGTTAAAATTTAATCCCAAGCTTATCTTAGGCTTAATCTTAATTGGTACAAGCATTACTGCCTGTAAAACACCTCAAACTTTACAGAAAACTACTATTTCTGATGATTCTTTAATGACCCTAGTACAAAAACAAACGTTTAATTATTTCTGGGAAGGCGCAGAACCGAATTCGGGAATGGCAAGAGAAAGAATACACCTAGATGGACAATATCCACTGAATGATTTTAATGTTGTCACCGTCGGCGGTTCTGGTTTTGGCATCATGGCTACAATTGTTGCTGCGGAACGTGGTTTTATCTCTGCCGATGAAGCAACTAAAAGGTTTGATCGTATTGTAGATTTTCTAGCAAAAGCCGATCGTTATCACGGTGCTTGGTCGCATTGGATAGATGGTCTAACTGGGAAATCGAAGGTTTTTGGAAATCAAGATGATGCAGCTGATATCGTTGAGACAGCATTTATGGCTCAAGCGTTAATCTGTCTTCGCGAATATTATCAAAATGGTAACGACCAGGAGCAGCAAGTTGCTAAGAAAGCAGACGCTTTGTGGAAAGGAATTGATTGGGATTTCTTTAGAAATGGCCAAGATGTGCTGTACTGGCACTGGAGTCCAACACATGGCTGGGGAATGAATCATGCTATCCAAGGTTATGATGAGTGTCTAATCAGTTATGTGCTTGCAGCAAGTTCACCAACCCATCCTATCCCAGCTTCTACTTACCATAAAGGTTGGGCAAGAAGTGGAGCAATAGTATCTACAGGCGAAAAATATGGAATACCGTTAATTTTGAAACATAATGCTCCTGAACATGCGGTAGGTCCTCTATTTTGGTCCCATTATTCATATTTAGGACTAAATCCAAAAGGACTACAGGATCAATATGCTGATTATTGGAAAGTCAATGTCAATCACACTAAAATCAATATTGAGTACGCTAAACAAAATCCTCATCAATTTAAAGGATATGGTGAAAACTCTTGGGGCCTAACGGCGAGTTATTCTGTCAAGGGATATGATGCTCATCATCCAGACAATGATAAAGGGGTCATCTCTCCTACAGCTGCACTTTCATCCATCCCTTACGCACCTGAAGAAAGCTTGAAGGCAATGCACTACTTCTATGAGCAAAAAGGTACAGAGCTTTTTGGTAAGTATGGATTTTACGATGCTTTTTCTGAAACAGAAAACTGGTACCCACAACGCTATCTAGCCATCGATCAAGGACCGATAGTGGTCATGATCGAGAATTACAGAACTGGTTTAATTTGGAACTTGTTTATGCAAGCTCCTGAGATTAAAGCAGGATTAAAAAATTTAGGTTTTAAAAGCCCAAAGCTATAA